Within Hydrogenophaga sp. PAMC20947, the genomic segment GCTTGCAGCTTCAAGCAGGGCCTGATTGATGTGCAGCCAATGGCTCAATTGGCCATCGGGCTCCAGGGTTGCGAGGAAACCATGGCCGTTGAGCGTGCCCTCCACCGTCGTCCGCCCCCGCCTCGGAAGGATGGCACTCGCGCTCCTGGGCAAAACGACGAACGCCCATGGCGTGTCACTGCCGGATCGCTCGGGGCGAAGCAGTTGGGCTTTGAACTGCATCTTCGTGTTGATGGGTTTCATTGCGGAACGCTCCCCCAATGGCATCTCGGTAAAGCAGCCGGAAAACTGGGCGAGCGGAACGGGCTTCACAACAGGTAGGCGGATTTTTGCACAGACAAAGGCCTTTTCACTACCCCAGTTGGCACTTGCCCAGGAGCCCGGATGGTCAAGCTTCTGCAAAACCCACGGTTGACCGAACCGGGTGCCGTTCGCCTGTCGCTGGAATCCAGCGCTCGCGAAGGCGCTGCAGGGCCAAACGCCCTTTGCTATTTTTTTCTGATAGCGTCACCCCATCATGATGGCGCTCTCACTCGATTTCCTCACCCTGCCCTTGCTGGCCTCTGCTGCGCTGGTGTTCTTTAGCGTGCTCGCTGGCGTCTTCTCTGCGCGCGCCGGTTTTTCCTTTCTGCTGGTTTTTCTGATTGTTGGAACGCTGGCGGGTGTGGACGGCCCCGGGGGCCTGGTGTTCAACGATTTCAAGCTCAGTTTCTGGGTGGGCAACGTGGCGCTGGCGGTGATCTTGCTGGACGGCGGCTTGCGCACCGAGTTCAAAACCTTTCGAACGGGCCTGAAGCCGGCCCTCTGGCTCGCCACCCTGGGGGTGGTGGTGTGCACCGGCATCACGGCAGTGGCCGCGCACTTTTTGCTGGCGCTGAGCTGGCCGCTGTCGCTGTTGGTGGGAGCCATCGTGGGCTCCACCGATGCCGCCGCCGTGTTTTCCCTGCTGAAAACGTCAGGCGTGCAGCTCAACGAACGGGTGGCCGCCACGCTGGAAATCGAGTCGGGGATGAACGACCCGATGGCAGTGTTTCTCACATTGAGCCTCATCAGCATCGCCCTGGCGGCATCTGCCGCTCCCTTGGCCGGTCCGGATATCGACGGCGCCGCGCTGCTGATCGCCATGCTGCACCAGCTGGGTTGGGGTGCCGCGCTGGGGCTGTCCTGCGGCTTTGGTCTGGCATGGCTGCTGACGCGGCTCGGGCGCGGTCCCGACGGCGGCGGTGGCATCCGGGCTTTGCTGATCGTGTCGGGTGGACTGGCGGTGTACGCGGCCACCACTTGGCTTGGCGGCTCGGGATTTCTGGCGGTGTACGCCATGGGCCTGATAGCAGGCAACCGGGCCCGGCGCCAGGTGCGCCCCGCGCTCTCGGCCATGGATGGCTATGCCTGGCTGTCTCAAGCGAGCATGTTTTTGTTGCTGGGCCTGCTGGTCACGCCCAGCGAGCTGCTGCGCACGCTGTGGCCAGCGCTCGGGGTGTCCATGGTGCTGATGCTGGTGGCTCGGCCCATTTCGGTGTGGTTGTGTCTGGCGCCCATGCGGTTCTCACGCCAGGAAATGGCGTTTGTTTCATGGGTGGGACTGCGCGGCGCGGTGCCCATTGTGTTGGCCGTGTTCCCCGTGATGGCGGGTGTGGCCGGGGCGCACACATTTTTCAACGTGGCTTTCGTGGTTGTGATCACCTCGCTCCTGCTTCAGGGCTCCACCATTGCCTGGAGCGCACGCAAACTGGGTGTGGCCTTGCCCGACCTGGACGATACCGCCGAGGCGCGCGAGGTCTTTGGTGACTTCATGATTGCGGGCGACACGTCGTTGCTCGACTTGTGCAGCTTTTACGGCCTGCCGGTGCCCGCGGAATCGGATCAGAGTGCCGCCACCTGGTTGTGCGAAGAGCTGCAACGCCCGCCCGTGGTGGGCGACAGTGCCTCGCTGGGCGCGGCCGAGCTGAGCGTGCGCGCCATGGACGGGCAGCGCATCACACAGATCGGTATCAAACTGGGCTGAAAACGGCAACTGGTCGGGCACGGCCGCTGCACGGACGTTACCGTCTGGCGGTGCGCCCGCTCTCTGCGCCTGCTGGCGATTGACGTTGGTCCATCCACTGGCTTACATTACTGACCAGTCAGTCACTAACATGCCGCCATCTTCTTCCCCCACCAAGCGCGAACGGCGCAAAGAGGCGCGTCCAGGCGAATTGCTGGACGCGGCCCTGACCATTTTTGTCGAAAAAGGCTTCGCCGCCACCCGCGTCGAGGAAGTCGCGGCGCGCGCGGGTGTTTCCAAGGGCACCCTCTTCCTGTATTTCCCCAGCAAGGAAGAGCTGTTCAAGGCCGTGGTCCGGGAAACCATCTCGGGCCGCTTTGCCGAATGGGAGCAAGAGCTGGATGCGTTCGATGGCGACAGCGAGGCCTTGATCCGCTATTGCCTGCACGCCTGGTGGGAGCGCATTGGCATGACGCAGGCCTCGGGCATCACCAAGCTGGTCATGAGCGAGGCGGGTCTGTTCCCCGAAATCGCCTCGTTTTACCAACAAGAAGTGATAGGCCCAGCGCACGATCTGCTCAAACGGGTGCTCAAACGCGGCATGGACCGGGGCGAACTGCGCCAGCTGGATCTGGAATACGCCGTGTACAGCCTGATGTCACCCATGATTTTCCTGGTGACCTGGAAACACGCGATGGCACCCTGCACACCCCCCTCCCAGAAAATCGACCCCATCGGTTTTATCGACTGCCAGCTCGATCTCCTGCTGCGCGGCATGCTGTACCACCCCGACACGACACACCGCCCGGGCGCCCCTTCTTCCACCTGTTGCTGATGACCCCCATGCCCTCCTCCCGCTCTCCCTGGCTGAAATGGTTGTTGCTGGCCGCCCTGGTGGCCGCACTGGCGTTGGGCGTCGCACGCGCGCTGTACAAGCGAAAAACCCAGCAAGCCGCTGCCCAGACAGCCTCCCTGGCCCTGCAACAGGCAGCGATTTTCCAGCTCTCGGCCAACGATCTGGTCGTGGTGCAAAGCCTGGACATCGCCCAGGTCACGCCCATCTCCGGGTCGCTCAAAGCGGTGCAAACCGCCGTGGTCAAGGCCAAAGTGGCCGGCGAGATTACCGGTCTGAACAAGCGCGAGGGCGAAACGGT encodes:
- a CDS encoding potassium/proton antiporter, giving the protein MMALSLDFLTLPLLASAALVFFSVLAGVFSARAGFSFLLVFLIVGTLAGVDGPGGLVFNDFKLSFWVGNVALAVILLDGGLRTEFKTFRTGLKPALWLATLGVVVCTGITAVAAHFLLALSWPLSLLVGAIVGSTDAAAVFSLLKTSGVQLNERVAATLEIESGMNDPMAVFLTLSLISIALAASAAPLAGPDIDGAALLIAMLHQLGWGAALGLSCGFGLAWLLTRLGRGPDGGGGIRALLIVSGGLAVYAATTWLGGSGFLAVYAMGLIAGNRARRQVRPALSAMDGYAWLSQASMFLLLGLLVTPSELLRTLWPALGVSMVLMLVARPISVWLCLAPMRFSRQEMAFVSWVGLRGAVPIVLAVFPVMAGVAGAHTFFNVAFVVVITSLLLQGSTIAWSARKLGVALPDLDDTAEAREVFGDFMIAGDTSLLDLCSFYGLPVPAESDQSAATWLCEELQRPPVVGDSASLGAAELSVRAMDGQRITQIGIKLG
- a CDS encoding TetR/AcrR family transcriptional regulator yields the protein MPPSSSPTKRERRKEARPGELLDAALTIFVEKGFAATRVEEVAARAGVSKGTLFLYFPSKEELFKAVVRETISGRFAEWEQELDAFDGDSEALIRYCLHAWWERIGMTQASGITKLVMSEAGLFPEIASFYQQEVIGPAHDLLKRVLKRGMDRGELRQLDLEYAVYSLMSPMIFLVTWKHAMAPCTPPSQKIDPIGFIDCQLDLLLRGMLYHPDTTHRPGAPSSTCC